A window from Calditerrivibrio sp. encodes these proteins:
- a CDS encoding response regulator transcription factor yields the protein MSCKILIIDDDYEILDMLKILLDLEGYEVDTAANGFSGIEKLKKHLYDMVILDLNLPDLSGEQVCKNIRKMTNMPILILSAKESVTDKVLCLEYGADDYLTKPFENIELLARVKAILRRCACSKVNSSDEAKVLAYKGFSVDMENMRVTKDGEEINFTPKEFEIFVYLLKNKGKVVSREKMINDLWGKDSLYKWSRSIDVHIQHIRQKIEKNPKGQVYLKTVSGVGYKLEE from the coding sequence ATGAGCTGTAAAATTTTAATTATAGATGATGATTATGAAATCTTAGATATGCTTAAAATCCTGCTTGATTTAGAAGGATATGAGGTGGATACTGCTGCCAACGGGTTTTCTGGCATAGAAAAGCTCAAAAAGCATTTATACGATATGGTGATTTTAGACCTTAATCTTCCAGATCTATCAGGGGAGCAGGTCTGTAAAAATATCAGAAAGATGACAAATATGCCAATTTTGATTTTATCCGCAAAAGAGAGTGTGACAGATAAGGTGTTGTGCCTGGAGTATGGTGCAGATGATTATCTTACAAAACCTTTTGAAAATATAGAATTACTGGCAAGGGTAAAGGCGATACTTAGGAGATGTGCTTGTAGTAAGGTGAATTCTTCTGATGAAGCAAAGGTTTTAGCCTATAAAGGATTTTCTGTTGATATGGAAAATATGAGGGTAACAAAGGATGGTGAGGAGATAAATTTTACTCCAAAAGAGTTTGAAATATTTGTGTATCTATTAAAAAATAAAGGCAAGGTGGTATCAAGGGAAAAAATGATAAACGATCTGTGGGGTAAGGATAGCCTCTATAAATGGTCCAGAAGTATTGATGTGCACATCCAACATATAAGGCAAAAGATAGAGAAAAATCCTAAAGGGCAGGTTTATCTTAAGACTGTTTCTGGTGTTGGTTACAAGTTAGAAGAATGA
- a CDS encoding phosphatidylserine decarboxylase → MIAKEGFSYVTISGTLFLIVFFLPKWFFTLLFFSLTVLFLIFFRDPERDIPIEKGIAVSGADGKVVEIGEEELNGEKFLKISVFMNVFNVHVNRVPVDGEVVSVEHRPGKFISADKKESSFVNEQNVITINSQYGKVVVKQVAGFIARRTVSYLKPGDKVRLGDRLGIIKFSSRVDHYFPLTAKVNVQMDDVVVAGESILVRFPVEEEI, encoded by the coding sequence TTGATAGCAAAAGAAGGTTTTTCTTATGTTACAATATCTGGCACATTATTTCTCATTGTATTCTTTTTACCAAAATGGTTTTTTACACTGCTCTTTTTCTCTTTAACCGTTCTTTTTCTGATATTTTTTAGGGATCCTGAAAGGGATATACCAATAGAGAAAGGGATTGCGGTATCTGGTGCAGATGGTAAAGTCGTAGAGATAGGGGAAGAAGAGCTAAATGGGGAAAAGTTTTTGAAAATAAGTGTTTTTATGAACGTATTCAATGTACATGTTAACCGTGTTCCAGTCGATGGTGAAGTGGTAAGTGTGGAACACAGACCTGGTAAATTCATCTCGGCGGACAAAAAAGAGAGCTCCTTTGTAAATGAGCAAAATGTTATTACGATAAATTCCCAATACGGCAAAGTCGTTGTAAAACAGGTAGCCGGTTTTATAGCAAGAAGAACTGTATCATATCTTAAACCTGGTGATAAGGTAAGATTGGGAGATAGACTCGGTATAATAAAGTTTTCATCAAGGGTAGATCATTATTTCCCCCTTACAGCAAAGGTGAATGTTCAGATGGATGATGTAGTGGTGGCAGGGGAAAGCATTTTGGTGAGATTCCCAGTAGAAGAGGAAATTTAA
- the pssA gene encoding CDP-diacylglycerol--serine O-phosphatidyltransferase, producing MIRRTYVFPNLITIMSMFAGFYSIIASLNDLYVNAAYAILVSFVFDGLDGKVARLLNATSDFGVQLDSLSDLVAFGVAPAVLIYKWLLIPYGRIGWMAAFLFVACGALRLARFNVQAGKVDSTFFVGLPIPAAAGVIASSVLFVKEFFGDPYFFSIPLGFVFLIYALAFLMVSNFPYYSFKKVEWISVKPFNILVSFVLVIFLLGLYPEVMLFIFFVAFAISGIVTKLLRLHNKKSAVYSESGTKQV from the coding sequence ATGATCAGAAGAACATACGTTTTCCCAAACCTCATCACAATAATGTCGATGTTTGCAGGTTTTTACTCAATAATTGCATCACTTAATGACTTGTATGTAAATGCAGCATACGCTATTTTAGTATCTTTCGTATTTGATGGCCTTGATGGAAAAGTTGCACGACTGTTAAATGCCACCAGTGATTTTGGTGTGCAATTGGACTCTTTAAGTGATCTGGTTGCCTTTGGTGTAGCCCCAGCTGTTTTGATATACAAATGGCTCTTGATACCGTATGGAAGGATAGGTTGGATGGCTGCCTTTTTATTTGTAGCATGTGGTGCCCTAAGACTAGCAAGGTTTAATGTACAGGCTGGAAAAGTAGACAGTACATTCTTTGTTGGTTTACCAATACCCGCTGCTGCTGGTGTTATAGCTTCCAGTGTTTTGTTTGTAAAAGAGTTTTTCGGTGACCCTTACTTTTTTTCTATACCATTAGGCTTTGTTTTTCTCATCTATGCCCTTGCCTTCTTGATGGTGAGCAATTTCCCTTATTATAGTTTCAAAAAGGTTGAATGGATATCGGTAAAACCTTTCAATATATTGGTTAGCTTTGTCCTGGTAATTTTTTTACTAGGACTTTATCCTGAGGTAATGCTTTTTATATTCTTTGTAGCTTTCGCTATATCTGGTATTGTTACTAAGCTCCTACGACTCCATAATAAAAAGTCTGCTGTGTATTCTGAGTCTGGGACTAAACAAGTGTAA
- a CDS encoding 2-isopropylmalate synthase, translating to MSRRILIFDTTLRDGEQAPGFSMNVEEKVKMALQLEKLGVDVIEAGFPISSPGDFEAVKRVAQTVKNPIVTGLCRANEKDIQVGWDALKHAVRPRIHTFIATSDIHMKHKLKKSPEEVLDIAVKAVKFARNLCDDVEFSAEDATRSDLDFLCKVVEEVIKAGAKTVNLPDTVGYTVPMEYEKIISTIMNRVPNVDKAVISVHCHNDLGLAVANSLAAIKAGAGQVECTINGIGERAGNCSLEEVVMALYVRKPLFDVEVGVNTKEIYRSSRLLTSITGVDVQPNKAIVGKNAFAHEAGIHQDGVLKERTTYEIMTPESVGYPSNKLVLGKHSGRHAFVARLKEMGFELNNNEIEIAFAKFKELADKKKEVYDEDIAAIVENQISTHKEFFALEYLNVTSGNTSIPTATLQVSNEKGDILTDASIGDGPVDASFKAIERVTGVEGRLKTYKIQAVSAGKDAQGEVTLSVEFEKCGYDITGKGYSTDIVQASALAWLNALNRYLSRKQLSKVIEDKGV from the coding sequence ATGAGCAGAAGAATTTTAATATTTGACACAACCCTTAGGGATGGTGAACAGGCACCTGGCTTTAGTATGAATGTGGAAGAAAAGGTCAAAATGGCTTTACAGTTGGAAAAACTTGGAGTTGATGTTATTGAAGCTGGATTTCCCATATCATCCCCCGGTGATTTCGAAGCAGTAAAAAGAGTAGCCCAAACAGTCAAAAATCCAATAGTAACAGGACTTTGTAGAGCCAATGAAAAGGATATTCAGGTGGGCTGGGATGCCCTAAAACACGCAGTAAGACCGAGGATACATACATTTATAGCAACATCAGACATACACATGAAACATAAGCTAAAAAAATCACCAGAAGAGGTTTTAGATATAGCTGTAAAAGCAGTGAAATTTGCAAGAAACCTTTGCGATGATGTAGAGTTTAGTGCAGAAGACGCCACTAGGAGTGATCTAGACTTTCTATGCAAAGTAGTGGAAGAGGTAATCAAAGCTGGGGCAAAAACTGTAAATTTACCAGATACAGTTGGCTATACAGTACCTATGGAATACGAAAAAATCATCTCCACTATTATGAACAGAGTACCAAACGTTGACAAAGCGGTCATCAGCGTCCATTGTCACAATGACTTAGGCTTAGCTGTAGCAAACTCACTCGCTGCGATAAAGGCTGGAGCAGGACAGGTGGAATGTACCATCAATGGTATTGGTGAAAGAGCAGGCAATTGCTCCTTAGAAGAAGTTGTTATGGCTCTTTACGTTAGAAAACCTCTTTTTGATGTGGAGGTAGGAGTTAATACAAAGGAGATATACAGATCAAGCAGGTTGCTTACATCCATCACTGGAGTAGATGTTCAACCCAACAAAGCCATCGTAGGTAAAAATGCCTTCGCCCACGAAGCTGGTATCCATCAGGACGGTGTATTAAAGGAAAGAACAACGTACGAGATAATGACACCAGAAAGCGTAGGCTACCCCTCCAACAAACTTGTTTTAGGCAAACACTCTGGCAGGCATGCATTTGTAGCAAGATTGAAAGAAATGGGGTTCGAACTCAACAATAATGAGATAGAAATCGCCTTTGCAAAGTTTAAAGAACTTGCTGACAAGAAAAAAGAGGTTTACGATGAGGATATAGCGGCAATTGTCGAAAATCAGATCTCCACCCACAAAGAGTTCTTCGCATTGGAATACCTGAATGTCACCAGCGGTAATACCTCTATCCCCACAGCCACTTTACAGGTATCCAACGAAAAGGGTGATATACTCACTGATGCCTCAATAGGTGATGGTCCGGTGGATGCATCCTTCAAAGCCATAGAAAGGGTTACAGGGGTTGAAGGGAGGCTAAAAACCTATAAGATACAAGCAGTCAGTGCAGGTAAAGATGCACAAGGGGAGGTTACCCTTAGCGTCGAATTTGAAAAATGTGGTTACGATATAACCGGTAAAGGTTACTCAACAGATATCGTTCAAGCAAGCGCCCTTGCATGGCTAAATGCCTTAAATAGATACCTATCAAGAAAACAACTATCAAAGGTAATAGAGGACAAAGGGGTATAA
- a CDS encoding thiazole synthase translates to MFKNEITIAGRTFRSRLMLGTGKFPSSKVMKEALEESGAEIITVALRRVDIQNAEDDILSHIDTQKYLLLPNTSGARDAEEAVRLARIARAAGCEPWVKLEVTPDPYYLLPDPIETFKAAEILIKDGFKVLPYINADPVLAKRLEEIGCATVMPLGSPIGSNRGIRTVENLRIIIEQANVPVVVDAGIGAPSHAALAIEMGADAVLVNTAIATADNPVEMAKAFKYAVEAACLAVNAGIPTEKQRAEASSPLTGFLRD, encoded by the coding sequence ATGTTTAAAAATGAGATAACCATTGCAGGTAGAACATTTAGAAGTCGTTTGATGTTAGGTACTGGGAAGTTCCCATCAAGTAAAGTGATGAAAGAAGCCCTCGAAGAAAGTGGAGCAGAGATTATCACGGTAGCTCTTAGGAGAGTAGACATACAAAATGCCGAAGATGATATCCTCTCCCATATAGATACCCAAAAATACCTTTTACTTCCAAATACCTCAGGAGCAAGGGATGCCGAAGAAGCTGTAAGACTTGCACGTATTGCAAGAGCTGCTGGCTGTGAACCCTGGGTTAAACTTGAAGTCACACCAGATCCATACTATCTGTTACCGGATCCTATTGAAACCTTCAAAGCTGCCGAAATACTCATAAAAGATGGTTTCAAAGTGTTGCCCTATATAAATGCTGATCCCGTTTTAGCAAAAAGGTTAGAAGAGATAGGTTGCGCAACAGTGATGCCCTTAGGATCACCTATAGGTAGCAATAGAGGCATTAGAACAGTGGAAAATTTAAGAATCATTATAGAACAGGCAAATGTACCAGTTGTCGTGGATGCAGGTATAGGTGCTCCTAGCCATGCAGCCCTGGCCATAGAAATGGGAGCAGATGCCGTATTGGTAAATACTGCCATAGCTACAGCAGATAATCCTGTAGAGATGGCAAAGGCTTTTAAATATGCAGTGGAAGCAGCCTGTTTAGCGGTAAATGCAGGTATCCCCACAGAAAAACAAAGAGCAGAAGCATCTAGCCCCCTTACGGGTTTTCTGAGGGATTAG